The following proteins are encoded in a genomic region of Arcobacter suis CECT 7833:
- a CDS encoding fumarate reductase cytochrome b subunit has protein sequence MSDLIEGYLGKTEEGRKSRLPAKLDFIQSFTGGFLALFMWAHMLLVSSILISKDFMYTVTKLLEGSFIFEGGNPLLVTIVAAVIFVIFIVHAALGMRKLPGNFKQYQVMKAHAKSMNHDDTKLWFIQAFTGFAMFFMGSIHLYIIMTNSADIGPYESADRIWSEWMWPLYIFLLLAVEFHGTIGLYRLCVKWGWFDGENPKATRKALKKVKWALTVFFLVLGFASLAAYMKIGMENAANGTVGQKYTPTAKVMEFNITNKSVGGIA, from the coding sequence ATGAGTGACCTAATAGAAGGTTATTTGGGGAAAACAGAAGAAGGAAGAAAGAGTAGATTACCTGCAAAACTTGATTTTATTCAAAGTTTTACAGGTGGATTCTTAGCTTTATTTATGTGGGCACATATGTTATTAGTATCGTCAATATTAATATCTAAAGATTTTATGTACACAGTTACAAAACTTTTAGAAGGAAGTTTTATTTTTGAGGGTGGAAATCCATTATTAGTTACAATAGTTGCAGCAGTAATATTTGTAATTTTTATAGTACATGCAGCTCTGGGTATGAGAAAATTACCTGGTAACTTTAAACAATATCAAGTTATGAAAGCTCATGCAAAAAGTATGAATCATGATGACACAAAACTTTGGTTTATTCAAGCTTTTACTGGTTTTGCAATGTTCTTCATGGGTTCTATTCACCTATATATTATTATGACAAATTCAGCTGATATTGGTCCTTACGAAAGTGCTGATAGAATTTGGTCTGAGTGGATGTGGCCTTTATATATTTTCTTATTATTAGCAGTTGAATTCCATGGAACTATTGGTCTATATAGACTCTGTGTTAAATGGGGATGGTTTGATGGTGAAAATCCAAAAGCTACAAGAAAAGCACTTAAAAAAGTAAAATGGGCATTAACAGTATTCTTCTTAGTATTAGGATTTGCTTCATTAGCTGCTTATATGAAAATTGGTATGGAAAATGCTGCAAATGGAACTGTTGGACAAAAATATACTCCAACTGCGAAAGTAATGGAATTTAATATTACAAATAAAAGTGTTGGAGG